In Pseudomonas sp. FP1742, the DNA window GCCCAGTTGATCGAGTTCACCGCTACCAGGCGCGTGCCCTTGAGGAAGCTCTGGTCGGCGAAGCTCGCCTTGACCATTTCCTGGCAGTCATCGAAGTTGCCTTCGATGGCGATGTTGTGGATGTTCTCACCGAAGATGGTGGTCATCTGGCGACGCTGCACTTCGGACACACGGTTGTGCGGGTGCAGGATGAAGATGTCGACGTTTTCGCAGTGCTTGCAGCCTTCGATGGCGGCCGAACCGGTGTCGCCGGAGGTAGCGCCAACGATCACCACGCGCTCGCCGCGCTTTTCCAGTACGTAGTCGAGCAGACGACCGAGCAGTTGCAGGGCGAAGTCCTTGAACGCCAGGGTCGGGCCGTGGAACAGCTCCAGCACCCATTCGTTGCCATTCAGCTGACGCAACGGGGCTACGGCGCTGTGGGAAAACACGCCATAGGTTTCTTCAAGAATCTTTTTGAAATCGGCATCCGGAATGCTGCCGGCGACGAACGGGCGCATCACCCGGAAGGCCAGCTCGTGATACGGCAGGCCGGCCCAGGAAGCGATTTCTTCCTGGGTGAAACGTGGCAGGTTTTCCGGGACGTACAGACCGCCGTCGGTGGCGAGACCGGCCAGCAGGACGTCTTCGAAATTCAGGGCCGGTGCCTGGCCGCGGGTACTGATATAACGCATGACTGGCTCCAATAGACAGTGTTCGCAAACCCGGGCCCGCCTGCGGGCCCGGTGAACGATAACGGCTTAGTTCAGGTGCTCGACGCGGATCCGTACGACCGGACCGACCACGCCCGCCAAGGCTTCCAGGGCGGCGATCGCGTCGTTGATGTGCTGCTCCAGCACGCGGTGGGTCAGCAGGATCATCGGCACCAGGCCGTCGTGTTCCTCGACTTCCTTCTGCATGATCGATTCGATGTTGATGCCGCGTTCCGACAGGATGCTCGCCACCTGAGCCAGTACGCCCGGATGGTCCTTGGCCTGAATGCGCAGGTAGTAGGCGCTTTCGCAGGCTTCGATCGGCAGGATCGGATGGGCCGACAGCGAATCCGGCTGGAAGGCCAGATGCGGCACGCGGTTTTCCGGGTCGGATGTCATGGCGCGAACCACGTCCACCAGGTCGGCGATCACCGACGAAGCGGTCGGCTCCATGCCGGCGCCAGCACCGTAGAACAGGGTCGAACCGGCGGCGTCACCGTTGACCATCACCGCGTTCATCACGCCGTTGACGTTGGCGATCAGGCGATCGGCCGGGATCAGCGTCGGGTGTACGCGCAACTCGATACCGGCCGCGGTGCTGCGCGCCACGCCCAGGTGCTTGATGCGATAGCCCAGCGCTTCGGCGTAGTTCACGTCAGCGGTGGTCAGCTTGGTGATGCCTTCGGTGTAGGCCTTGTCGAATTGCAGCGGGATGCCGAACGCGATGGACGCCAGGATCGTCAGCTTGTGGGCGGCGTCGATGCCTTCGACGTCAAACGTCGGGTCGGCTTCGGCGTAACCCAGGGCCTGCGCTTCGGCCAGCACGTCTTCGAAGGTCCGGCCCTTCTCACGCATTTCGGTAAGGATGAAGTTACCGGTGCCGTTGATGATGCCGGCCACCCAGTTGATACGGTTGGCGGACAGGCCTTCACGGATCGCCTTGATCACCGGGATGCCGCCGGCCACGGCCGCTTCGAACGCAACGATCACGCCCTTCTCGCGAGCCTTGGCGAAAATTTCATTACCGTGAACGGCAATCAGTGCCTTGTTCGCGGTGACCACATGCTTGCCATTCTCGATGGCCTTGAGTACCAGCTCGCGGGCAACGGTATAGCCGCCCATCAGCTCTATGACGATGTCGATCTCAGGGTTCGTGGCCACTTCGAAGACATCGTTGGTAATCGCAATACCGGTCGTCTGGAACTGAGGCTTTGGCGTGCGCATGGCAATTTGTGCCACTTCGATTCCACGCCCGGCACGACGAGCAATTTCCTCGGCGTTGCGCTGAAGTACGTTGAAGGTACCGCCACCGACGGTCCCTAACCCACAGATGCCTACTTTGACCGGTTTCACTGTGAACTCCCCATAAAACGGCCGACTCAAGGCCGGCCGTGAAAACAGCCGCAGGTTCGCGGCTCTCTATTGATGGCCCGGCAAATGCTGCCGCCGGACCACGCTCGTCAAAGGCTGGCCGTGACGATGCGAATTTACTTCGCGCCCAGTGCCAGTTTGGCGACTTGTGGCGCAGGCTGGTAGCCCGGAATGACCTGACCGTCGGCCAAAACGATGGCCGGTGTACCGTTCACGCCAATCGACTGACCGAGGGCAAACTGCCTGGAAACCGGGTTATCGCACTTGGCGGCCTTGATTTCCTTGCCATCAACCATTTTGTCCATGGCGGCTTTCTTGTCTTTCGAGCACCACACGGCTTGCAGTTGCTCGTCACCCGGCGAGCCCAGGCCCTGGCGCGGGAACGCGACATAACGCACTTCAATACCGAGTTTGTTCAGCTCAGGCACTTCGGCGTGCAGCTTGTGGCAATACGGGCACGTGGTGTCGGTGAAGACGGTGATGTGCGATTTGGTTTCGCCGATGGCCGGGTAGACCACGGTTTCAGCCACTGGAATGCCGTTGATCAGTTTGGCAATGCCCAGGCGCTCGGTCTTTTCGGTCAAATTGACCGGTTTGCCGTCCTTGAGCTGGAACAGGTAGCCCTGAACCACGTATTGACCGTCGGCGCTGGCGTAGAGCACGCGGCTGCCCTTGAGTTTGACCTCATACAGGCCTGGCAACGGGCTGGCGGTGATGGTTTCGACCGGCACCTCGAGCTGGAGGTTTTCCAGGCTTTTACGAATGGCTTTGTCGGCCGCGTCATCGGCGACGGCAAAGG includes these proteins:
- a CDS encoding homoserine dehydrogenase, with amino-acid sequence MKPVKVGICGLGTVGGGTFNVLQRNAEEIARRAGRGIEVAQIAMRTPKPQFQTTGIAITNDVFEVATNPEIDIVIELMGGYTVARELVLKAIENGKHVVTANKALIAVHGNEIFAKAREKGVIVAFEAAVAGGIPVIKAIREGLSANRINWVAGIINGTGNFILTEMREKGRTFEDVLAEAQALGYAEADPTFDVEGIDAAHKLTILASIAFGIPLQFDKAYTEGITKLTTADVNYAEALGYRIKHLGVARSTAAGIELRVHPTLIPADRLIANVNGVMNAVMVNGDAAGSTLFYGAGAGMEPTASSVIADLVDVVRAMTSDPENRVPHLAFQPDSLSAHPILPIEACESAYYLRIQAKDHPGVLAQVASILSERGINIESIMQKEVEEHDGLVPMILLTHRVLEQHINDAIAALEALAGVVGPVVRIRVEHLN
- the dsbC gene encoding bifunctional protein-disulfide isomerase/oxidoreductase DsbC — translated: MRLTQIFAAAAIALVSTFAVADDAADKAIRKSLENLQLEVPVETITASPLPGLYEVKLKGSRVLYASADGQYVVQGYLFQLKDGKPVNLTEKTERLGIAKLINGIPVAETVVYPAIGETKSHITVFTDTTCPYCHKLHAEVPELNKLGIEVRYVAFPRQGLGSPGDEQLQAVWCSKDKKAAMDKMVDGKEIKAAKCDNPVSRQFALGQSIGVNGTPAIVLADGQVIPGYQPAPQVAKLALGAK